The DNA region CTTGGCCATACATCATATCGCCGAGTTCATCAAACAACATAACTGTCATAAGTGAGGCTCAACATGGCCAAACAAGATTCGATCCGCTTACTGGAATTCTCATCGCGAATACCTATGCGAATGGTCGCGGTGACGGCGGGAACCATTTTAGTGTAAGCGTTGGATCACAAAATCGTCGAGATATTGCATTGCATGGTAGCTACATATCCTTAAACTCAAGTGTAACATTCCAACAACAGAATAGTGATGAAGGCGATGAATCGTATGTGTATCAATGTCCTGATCACGGTACCGATGAGCGCGGTATTATTTATTTGCATGGATCCCTAACTCAACGTCGAGCCGAATCATTTCATACGAATAATTCGCAGACCACTCAAATTTCCACCGGTTATCGTTTACTTTTTCGTTATGATCGTCGATATTCTTGGAATCCACCTCCATTTACAGATTTGTTTCCAGAATCAGGTGACAACAACCTTTCAATTGGTCTATGGGAAGACGATGCCCCCCGCGCCTTGCAACAAGGCTACACCTACGAATGGAGCGACCCTCCCCCCGAATAGAATACTCCATTTTGTCGAGTACGGGCGAACCTTGTGTTCGCCCTTGTCTTGTCTTTGTGAGGAAACCGCCGTCCTGCGGCTATTGAAAGTTTGCTGTATTCAATGGCATTTGTACTGTCTCTTCATCATAGCAGCCTCTGCATTTGACGATAGTTAGCTTCGTCATTCCTCTTCGAGAGTCCTTCGGACGTTTTTATGTTCCGTCCTTTGCAACGACAAAAATCGTCATCTTTTTACCATCATATAGGTTGTGTAGCGACCCGGTTGGAGCCAATAGAGCCATCGCCCAAACCGGGTACAAACTTTAATGAGAATCAGGTAGCAAAGCGAATAACCGGCACTTAGCAGCTCCCGTTGATACTGTTGCACTGTCCCTCCCAAGTGGCGCACTCCTTGCGCTACTCCACTGGTGATATCATCGACGGCAACAAATTCCAATCCTGCCTGTGATGCCGCTTTACAATACTGCTCATCAGAAAAGAAGACTGGACTGGCGAAGATTTTCTCAAGAAACCTTTTGTAAAATGACCCGCGATAGTTGTCACGCAAAACTACATCTGCAATCGCCAGTCGTCCCCCCGGCTTCAGGACGCGGGCAACTTCCCGAAGAAATTGACTCTTGTTCGGGTAGTGAAATGCGCTCTCAATCGAGTAGATGGCATCGATTGTAGCATCGCAAAGCGGGAGTTGTTGCACGTTTGCCTGTAAGAAGGAGGCACAACCATCAACCCGATGTTTCAACTGCTCATCCAGTAACTCGATTCCGATTACTCGACATCCATACTCAGCTGCCACTTGCTGTGCGGGTCCTCCCCTCCCACTGCCGCATTCAACAACAATCTCACCCGGTTTCAAATTGAGCTTTGAGACTACTTTGTTCACTAAGGCACGTTGAGTTGAATTGACGTTTAATGGCGCTTCTGTTTCCGAATTGCAGTACCCAAGATTGGCATACCCGTTGCTGTGAGTAACGATACGGATCAAGTCGCTCATACGTGTGTAGTAAGTAGAGAGTGGTTCACTCATGACCGTAACCACCAAAGAAAGAGGACTGCCATACTGAGAGAGTACAGGGCACTCGCGATGGCGAGATGAGGAAACTGGAACCGTTGCGCCTCAAGTGCTCGAAAGACGAGCACAAAACTTTGCCAAAGAAGTGGGAATGCAACAAGCATTGATTTCGCTTCAGGTTCGAGCGATAGTACTGGGAGACCACCTAAAAGTGTTGTAAGACTCAAAGTGAGAAAAGCAATTAGAAACCAACCGACAAAGTTACCAGTCGGAATGTTGTACCAGCTCGCTCCCAATTTTCGATTCAGCCAAACCGGATTTTGCAACTCCTCTGACCAACTCCAATTTCCTGCCGCAACATTGATTGGGTCGATTATCAGGTCGTACAATACGCAAAGGAGCGCTGCAAAGAGTGGCACGAACCACATTGAATGGAAGGGTGAGAACGATAGGAGGGTCGCAACGATCGTAGCGGTAAAGAATGAGCAATAGAGAATAATCAGCCAAGCAAAGACCACGCCTACTGGCACCCCGAGTGGTAAAACGGGGCCGATGCGGTCGCGATACCGGTACTTAC from bacterium includes:
- a CDS encoding methyltransferase domain-containing protein; amino-acid sequence: MSEPLSTYYTRMSDLIRIVTHSNGYANLGYCNSETEAPLNVNSTQRALVNKVVSKLNLKPGEIVVECGSGRGGPAQQVAAEYGCRVIGIELLDEQLKHRVDGCASFLQANVQQLPLCDATIDAIYSIESAFHYPNKSQFLREVARVLKPGGRLAIADVVLRDNYRGSFYKRFLEKIFASPVFFSDEQYCKAASQAGLEFVAVDDITSGVAQGVRHLGGTVQQYQRELLSAGYSLCYLILIKVCTRFGRWLYWLQPGRYTTYMMVKR
- a CDS encoding carotenoid biosynthesis protein yields the protein MSNLISFTSEELYTVSSIGTVLLALLLTIEEYLHRQSKISGHTISGLLLVAMALATIPHVIAFATLQQVLINLPIFLLIPYFSEAAAMRWSNLVGKYRYRDRIGPVLPLGVPVGVVFAWLIILYCSFFTATIVATLLSFSPFHSMWFVPLFAALLCVLYDLIIDPINVAAGNWSWSEELQNPVWLNRKLGASWYNIPTGNFVGWFLIAFLTLSLTTLLGGLPVLSLEPEAKSMLVAFPLLWQSFVLVFRALEAQRFQFPHLAIASALYSLSMAVLFLWWLRS